In Sorghum bicolor cultivar BTx623 chromosome 10, Sorghum_bicolor_NCBIv3, whole genome shotgun sequence, one genomic interval encodes:
- the LOC8070722 gene encoding pre-mRNA splicing factor SR-like 1 — protein MEIQSSGRSIEGLMEKVLSVNILSSDYFKELFKYKTYHEVVDEIYNQVDHVEPWMTGNCRGPSSAFCLLYKLFTMKLTVKQMHGLLKHQDSPYIRAIGFLYLRYVAEPKTLWSWYEPYIKDGEEFAPGSNGKSTTMGVYVRDLLLGQYYFDSLLPRVPLPILRQVTSHLEKLKLPTKQSGMTGDSNRLESNDTARRPPSVKASLSVSFGQRAPHRASTRDSSPVRRTLPSKQDKERSYDGDRAKSPPRKRRSRSSERDHDSERDRSDRDRGRYKDREHDRYARDHRDRDHHRSSYSDRDDERRGREKRDRDSDRNRHSSSRRSRSRSPVRGRTDGDKHRSSPFGRAPESSNLAKLKDLYGDATNTKNDAGDDRAHRDSGTEEVIRLGGARWR, from the exons ATGGAGATCCAGTCGTCTGGCCGGTCCATCGAGGGGCTGATGGAGAAGGTGCTGTCTGTGAACATCCTCTCCTCGGACTACTTCAAGGAGCTCTTCAAGTACAAGACCTACCACGAGGTGGTCGACGAGATCTACAACCAGGTGGACCACGTCGAGCCCTGGATGACCGGCAACTGCCGCGGCCCTTCCTCCGCCTTCTGCCTCCTCTACAAGTTATTCACCATGAAGCTCACCGTCAAGCAGATGCACGGCCTGCTCAAGCACCAGGACTCACCCTACATCAGAGCT ATTGGATTCCTCTACCTGCGATATGTTGCAGAACCGAAGACGCTGTGGTCTTGGTACGAACCCTATATCAAGGATGGCGAG GAGTTTGCCCCTGGCTCAAATGGTAAATCGACTACAATGGGCGTTTATGTGCGTGATCTTCTCCTTGGTCAG TACTATTTCGATAGTCTTCTTCCACGAGTGCCTCTCCCAATTCTCCGACAGGTCACTAGCCATCTTGAGAAGCTGAAGCTTCCAACAAAGCAGTCAGGAATGACTGGGGACTCCAATAGGCTTGAATCAAATGATACTGCCAGAAGACCTCCTTCTGTAAAGGCTTCTTTGTCTGTCTCTTTTGGTCAGCGTGCTCCACACCGTGCATCCACAAGGGATTCTTCCCCAGTCCGAAGAACATTACCTTCCAAACAGGACAAGGAAAGAAGTTATGATGGCGACCGTGCAAAATCGCCACCAAGGAAACGCCGAAGTCGGAGTTCTGAGCGTGATCATGACTCTGAGAGGGACCGTTCAGATCGTGATCGTGGCAGGTATAAGGATAGGGAGCATGATCGTTATGCTCGTGATCACAgagaccgtgatcatcatcggTCGAGTTATTCAGATAGGGATGATGAAAGACGGGGCCGTGAAAAGAGGGACAGGGATTCTGACCGAAATAGACATTCAAGCTcccgcaggagcaggagcaggagtccAGTCCGTGGCAGAACTGACGGTGACAAACATCGCTCCAGTCCATTTGGTAGGGCACCAGAATCATCCAACCTGGCAAAGCTGAAGGATCTGTATGGTGATGCAACAAACACAAAGAATGATGCTGGTGATGATAGAGCTCACAGGGATTCTGGAACAGAAGAGGTAATCCGACTGGGAGGGGCAAGGTGGAGGTGA